Genomic DNA from Peribacillus simplex:
ACGCGGTTTGTCAGTTGGCAAAAGCGGACTTGTAAACTCAAGTACGCGGTTCATGATATCCTTCGGTTCCCCTACGGATAGTCCTCCAATAGCATAACCCGGGAAGTCAAGGGAGACAAGGTCTTTTGCACTTTGTTTGCGAAGGTTTTCAAACTCCCCGCCTTGAACGATTCCGAACAGCCCTTGGTCATTTGGGCGCTCATGTGCATTTAAACAGCGTTCCGCCCAGCGCGATGTCCGTTCTACAGACTTCTTCATATACTCTTCAGTCGCCGGAAATGGCGGACATTCATCAAATGCCATCATAATATCGGAGCCAAGCGCATTTTGTATTTCCATCGCTTTTTCCGGAGATAAGAATAATTTATCGCCATTCAGATGGTTCCTGAAATGCACGCCCTCTTCTTCAATTTTGCGGAACTCGCTCAAACTGAAGACTTGAAAGCCGCCTGAGTCGGTCAAAATCGCCCGATCCCAGTTCATGAACTTATGCAATCCGCCAGCTTCCTTGATGATTTCATGCCCCGGACGCAACCATAGGTGGTACGTATTGCTCAGGATGATGCCTGCCCCCATTTGTTTCAAATCTTCCGGGGACATCGTTTTGACAGTTGCCATCGTTCCAACCGGCATAAATGCCGGCGTTTCAAAAGAACCATGCGGCGTATGGACCCGGCCTAGCCTTGCCCCTGTCTGTTTACATGTTTTGATTAACTCATATCGTATTGCAGTCAACGCAATAACTCCCTTCAAGAGCTTCACACTCTTATATTACTTAATTAACATTGCATCTCCAAAACTAAAGAACCTGTATTTTTCTTCCACAGCCGTTTCATAGGCATGAAGAACATGCTCCCTGCCTGCAAGTGCAGAAATAAGCATGATTAAAGTCGATTTGGGCAAATGGAAGTTCGTTATCATCGCATCGATCCCTTTGAACTCATAACCAGGATAAATGAAGATGCTCGTCCAGCCGTTCTCTTCCTTGAAAACCCCATCATTGCGGGACGCAATCGTTTCCAATGTCCTTGTGGACGTTGTGCCGACCGTAATGATTTTCCCGCCTTTACCTTTCACATCATTCAGCAATCTGGCTGTGCCTTCCGTCATTTGATAAAATTCCGAATGCATTTCGTGGCTGTCAATATCGTCGACACTTACTGGACGGAATGTACCAAGTCCAACATGCAGCGTAATGAAGGCGATGTGGACACCCATCCCTTTAAGTTTCTCAAGTAAGTCCTCCGTAAAATGCAGGCCAGCGGTAGGTGCCGCTGCAGATCCACGTTCACGCGCATATACCGTTTGATAGCGATCCTGGTCGTCGAGCTGTTCCTTGATGTATGGAGGTAACGGCATTTCGCCAAGCTTCTCCAGTATTTCATAAAATATGCCGTCATATTTAAATTCAAGGATCCTTCCGCCATGCTCGAGCACGCCTGTACAGACGGCACTCAGCTTACCATCGCCAAAAACGATTGTCGAGCCTTCTTTAATCCGTTTAGCCGGCTTCACAAGCGTTTCCCATACATCATCATGCTCTTGCTTAAGCAGCAATACTTCGATTTTTGCACCGGTTCCTTCTTTACTGCCGTATAGTCGGGCCGGAAGCACCTTCGTATCATTCAACACCAGGCAATCTCCCGGTTTGATATATTCCGTGATATGGCTGAATACATCATGCTGAAGCTTACCGGTTTCCTTGTCCAGCACCATCAATCTACTAGCTTCCCTATCCTCCAAAGGAACTTGGGCAATCAGTTCCTCCGGTAAATGAAAATCAAACATATCCAATTTCATCTGTTCCACTTCCTTACGTGTCTATCAAGCTGTAATCATTATTTAAAACGGCCGATCAAATAAAAAATGGCGGACAACACAACACTGACGATGATTGATGTAACGATAGGAAAGTAAAACGTCGTATTCCCCTTTTTCAGAAAAATATCTCCCGGCAGCCTGCCGAGATGAATATATTTCATCGCAAAACCAATCACGAATATGATCGCACCAAGAATCATAACCATCTTTGGTATATTCATCATTCAGGCATCTCCATGCCGAAATGCTCATAAACCAGCTGTGTTGCCATCCGGCCTCTTGGGGTACGCTGAAGAAAACCGACTTGTAACAGATATGGTTCATACACATCTTCGATCGTATGTGCCTCTTCGCCAATCGTTGCCGCAATCGTTTCCAGACCCACTGGTCCGCCACGGAATTTTTCAATGATCCCTTTAAGTAATTTATGGTCAATATGATCGAGTCCTAAACGGTCGACCTGCATTAATTCAAGCGCATAATCGGCAAGCTCGGCCGTTATCGTACCATCACCGCGCACCTGGGCGAAATCCCGGACCCTCCGTAAAAGCCGATTGGCAATTCTCGGGGTGCCCCTTGACCTTCTTGCAAGCTCGGCTGCTGCTTGATCATCCATTTCCGTATCCATGATTCTTGCTGTACGGATGATGATATCAGTCAAATGGTTTTCCGTATAGTATTCAAGACGGCTCAAAACGCCAAAACGGTCCCTGAGCGGTGCAGACAATGAGCCTGCACGTGTCGTGGCCCCTACTAGGGTGAACGGCGGCAAGTCAATCCTGATCGAACGGGCTTCCGGTCCCTTACCAACTACAATATCCAGACAGAAATCCTCCATAGCCGGATATAGCACTTCTTCAACGACACGCGGAAGACGGTGAATCTCATCGATGAACAATACATCACCTGGTTCAAGTGCACTCAAAATGGCCGCCAGATCTCCCGGCCGCTCAATGGCGGGACCGGAAGTCGTGCGGATATTTACACCCATTTCATTGGCGATGATGACGGCAAGCGTCGTCTTTCCAAGACCAGGCGGTCCATATAAAAGTACATGATCGAGCGTTTCTTCACGCATCCTAGCCGCTTCGATGTATACACTTAAATTCGCTTTCACTTTATCCTGTCCGATATATTGCTTTAAGTTTTGCGGCCGCAGGCTTTGTTCAAAGGACAGTTCGTTCAAATCGGCTTCCTGATTGAATATTCT
This window encodes:
- the tgt gene encoding tRNA guanosine(34) transglycosylase Tgt, translating into MTAIRYELIKTCKQTGARLGRVHTPHGSFETPAFMPVGTMATVKTMSPEDLKQMGAGIILSNTYHLWLRPGHEIIKEAGGLHKFMNWDRAILTDSGGFQVFSLSEFRKIEEEGVHFRNHLNGDKLFLSPEKAMEIQNALGSDIMMAFDECPPFPATEEYMKKSVERTSRWAERCLNAHERPNDQGLFGIVQGGEFENLRKQSAKDLVSLDFPGYAIGGLSVGEPKDIMNRVLEFTSPLLPTDKPRYLMGVGSPDSLIDGALRGIDMFDCVLPTRIARNGTLMTSNGRLVVKNAKYARDFGPIDENCDCHVCKNYSRAYIRHLIKCEETFGIRLTTYHNLHFLLNLMEQVRQAIREDRLGDFREEFFEQYGFNEPNARNF
- the queA gene encoding tRNA preQ1(34) S-adenosylmethionine ribosyltransferase-isomerase QueA; this encodes MKLDMFDFHLPEELIAQVPLEDREASRLMVLDKETGKLQHDVFSHITEYIKPGDCLVLNDTKVLPARLYGSKEGTGAKIEVLLLKQEHDDVWETLVKPAKRIKEGSTIVFGDGKLSAVCTGVLEHGGRILEFKYDGIFYEILEKLGEMPLPPYIKEQLDDQDRYQTVYARERGSAAAPTAGLHFTEDLLEKLKGMGVHIAFITLHVGLGTFRPVSVDDIDSHEMHSEFYQMTEGTARLLNDVKGKGGKIITVGTTSTRTLETIASRNDGVFKEENGWTSIFIYPGYEFKGIDAMITNFHLPKSTLIMLISALAGREHVLHAYETAVEEKYRFFSFGDAMLIK
- a CDS encoding DUF2905 domain-containing protein, which produces MMNIPKMVMILGAIIFVIGFAMKYIHLGRLPGDIFLKKGNTTFYFPIVTSIIVSVVLSAIFYLIGRFK
- the ruvB gene encoding Holliday junction branch migration DNA helicase RuvB; protein product: MEERIFNQEADLNELSFEQSLRPQNLKQYIGQDKVKANLSVYIEAARMREETLDHVLLYGPPGLGKTTLAVIIANEMGVNIRTTSGPAIERPGDLAAILSALEPGDVLFIDEIHRLPRVVEEVLYPAMEDFCLDIVVGKGPEARSIRIDLPPFTLVGATTRAGSLSAPLRDRFGVLSRLEYYTENHLTDIIIRTARIMDTEMDDQAAAELARRSRGTPRIANRLLRRVRDFAQVRGDGTITAELADYALELMQVDRLGLDHIDHKLLKGIIEKFRGGPVGLETIAATIGEEAHTIEDVYEPYLLQVGFLQRTPRGRMATQLVYEHFGMEMPE